A part of Desulfobacter sp. genomic DNA contains:
- a CDS encoding IS3 family transposase — protein MTERGLSEYKACLFLKISRSSYRYQANPRDDTVLVIWLRTFSGKYPRHGYRQAHMQLVRSGMIINHKKVERLWQEQGLCVPRVRRKRRRGKGTTLPISAKYPNHVWTYDFMEDSCLEGQRLRFLTVVDEYTRESLAIHIDTSIPSSQVKIVLQILFATRGVPTYIRSDNGPEFIAYKIQDWLKEQGVKTKYIEPGKPWQNPFGESFNSRFRDECLNQEVFYSVPDARAIIETWRQYYNTKRLHSSLGYQTPENIRKEWEQSYMGALPPSPRGLTPTGHPDGPKEKATL, from the coding sequence ATGACGGAACGGGGCCTTTCAGAATACAAAGCATGTCTGTTTTTGAAGATAAGTCGGTCAAGCTACAGATACCAAGCAAACCCAAGGGATGACACTGTTTTGGTTATCTGGCTAAGAACATTCTCTGGTAAGTATCCGAGGCATGGGTACCGCCAGGCCCATATGCAGTTGGTCAGATCCGGGATGATCATCAATCATAAGAAAGTCGAGCGGCTCTGGCAGGAACAAGGGCTGTGCGTGCCGAGGGTCAGGCGCAAGAGGCGGCGTGGCAAGGGGACAACGCTGCCAATATCAGCGAAGTATCCCAATCATGTATGGACCTATGATTTCATGGAAGATTCCTGCCTTGAAGGGCAGCGGCTGAGATTTTTAACGGTGGTTGACGAATATACACGAGAAAGCCTGGCAATCCACATTGATACCTCAATACCATCTTCACAGGTGAAAATCGTTTTGCAGATTCTATTTGCAACCCGTGGGGTTCCAACATACATCAGGAGCGATAATGGGCCTGAGTTTATTGCATATAAAATCCAGGACTGGCTCAAAGAGCAAGGGGTGAAAACCAAGTACATTGAGCCAGGCAAACCATGGCAGAATCCTTTTGGAGAAAGCTTTAACAGCCGGTTCAGAGACGAATGTCTGAATCAGGAGGTCTTCTATTCCGTCCCGGATGCCAGGGCAATCATAGAGACGTGGCGCCAGTACTACAACACGAAAAGATTGCATAGCAGCCTGGGATATCAGACACCGGAAAACATTAGAAAGGAATGGGAACAATCTTATATGGGGGCTCTGCCCCCAAGCCCCCGGGGTTTAACGCCTACGGGCCATCCGGATGGGCCAAAGGAAAAGGCCACGCTATGA
- a CDS encoding transposase, which translates to MKKKRYSEEQIVKILLEAEKQERPIAEFCKLGGFSEQSYYRWKKKYGGMSVPDVKRLRELEKENVRLKRLLAERDLEVDALKAVVSKKW; encoded by the coding sequence ATGAAAAAGAAACGCTATTCTGAAGAACAGATCGTCAAAATTCTGCTTGAAGCCGAGAAACAGGAAAGACCTATCGCTGAATTCTGCAAGCTGGGAGGATTCTCCGAGCAAAGCTATTACCGCTGGAAAAAGAAATACGGTGGCATGTCCGTTCCGGATGTAAAGCGGCTGCGAGAGTTGGAGAAGGAGAACGTACGATTAAAAAGGCTCCTGGCTGAACGGGACCTCGAAGTTGATGCTCTAAAGGCGGTGGTCTCAAAAAAGTGGTAA
- a CDS encoding FRG domain-containing protein: MKINEADIFLSVFSDITFPYLAADLELLGKTLKKSERKSFIRFPLPINPLKRSIVVASLRGLLRNLDVPFPTANFLAQSNSIVQSGTKKALLEMAKTPGLFGIYETENHLIWEEEGLWPVAYSTLFKQIIGLIEIFTAATDKQRKSINPSLTNTLLSEYPRQMPTQVHYAFASLGAWLAGGTNFQYFSLFATQQQLSDSNTNRSYAQKIGYNNADSDALDKSGIVALPASLVLPLLIAQGIDMPIFGSIPIDEVNAVNLPNTLDINEKTKNKLPGFILDKYYRSPFTARVLESTGLLGANTVLRDHYADFYAGVDQVALIRCKHYSAPVIEVTSLNELRSLVDKIPSIDKNGVFFRGQTSFYELEREDRVKSLLFADSCNLEPSLLTSASRHGFDYDTLHFALRHYLQERVYSNNTLSNKTARHEWRKQLSSPTCKIDYALMALAQHYGFPSHGLDVTLSLDVATWFATHKFTYNDRGKSEYKNIVPKDWSSEPLHWPVVFACQMVTRSTNQSLHDCHELADFGFRAKRPIAQQAKFFLGGHSDHQNRLAECVICAFRLRPNVYNTTSTFERLFPKPDDDPAYRVILDFAAEPAFHAFEKYVNKFH, translated from the coding sequence ATGAAGATAAATGAAGCTGACATATTTTTAAGTGTTTTTTCAGACATAACTTTTCCATACTTAGCAGCAGATCTTGAGTTGCTTGGGAAGACTCTGAAGAAGTCTGAGCGTAAATCCTTTATAAGATTCCCTCTTCCAATAAATCCCTTAAAACGATCAATAGTTGTAGCCAGCCTAAGAGGATTGTTACGCAACCTTGATGTCCCTTTTCCAACCGCCAATTTTTTGGCCCAATCGAATTCAATTGTTCAATCAGGCACTAAAAAAGCACTCTTAGAGATGGCTAAAACCCCTGGATTATTTGGTATCTATGAAACAGAAAATCATTTAATATGGGAGGAAGAGGGGCTCTGGCCGGTTGCATATTCTACATTATTCAAACAAATTATCGGTTTAATTGAGATATTCACGGCTGCTACAGATAAGCAGCGAAAATCAATAAATCCCTCACTCACCAACACTCTCCTCTCGGAATATCCACGTCAAATGCCAACACAGGTGCATTATGCTTTTGCTTCCCTTGGCGCATGGTTAGCGGGCGGTACGAACTTCCAATATTTTTCTCTCTTCGCGACACAGCAACAGCTCTCAGACAGCAACACGAATCGTAGTTATGCCCAAAAAATTGGCTACAATAATGCAGATTCCGATGCACTGGATAAAAGTGGAATAGTTGCACTACCGGCCAGCCTTGTTTTGCCTTTATTGATAGCCCAAGGGATAGATATGCCTATTTTCGGATCAATTCCTATAGATGAAGTCAATGCCGTCAATCTTCCCAATACATTAGATATCAATGAAAAGACAAAAAATAAGCTACCTGGGTTTATTCTTGATAAATACTACAGATCACCTTTTACAGCTCGTGTGCTTGAAAGTACAGGACTACTGGGTGCCAATACAGTACTACGCGATCATTATGCAGACTTTTATGCTGGAGTTGATCAGGTTGCTCTTATTCGCTGTAAACATTACAGCGCACCAGTGATTGAGGTAACAAGCCTAAATGAACTGCGTTCACTCGTAGACAAGATTCCCTCCATAGATAAAAATGGAGTGTTTTTTCGGGGACAAACAAGCTTCTATGAACTAGAACGCGAAGATCGGGTCAAAAGTTTGTTATTTGCTGATTCATGTAATTTGGAACCGTCATTGTTGACATCAGCTAGTAGGCATGGCTTTGACTATGATACCCTGCACTTTGCACTTCGACACTATCTCCAAGAACGCGTCTACTCTAACAATACATTGTCGAACAAGACAGCACGGCATGAATGGCGGAAACAACTATCCTCTCCAACATGTAAGATTGATTACGCTCTAATGGCCTTGGCTCAGCATTATGGGTTCCCGAGCCATGGTCTTGATGTTACTTTAAGCCTTGATGTGGCAACTTGGTTTGCAACACATAAATTCACATACAATGATAGAGGTAAGTCAGAATACAAAAATATAGTCCCTAAAGATTGGTCTTCCGAACCTTTACATTGGCCCGTGGTGTTCGCATGTCAGATGGTTACTCGCTCCACTAACCAATCGTTGCATGACTGTCACGAGCTTGCTGACTTTGGTTTTCGAGCAAAGCGACCAATCGCACAGCAGGCAAAATTCTTTCTTGGTGGACACTCTGATCACCAGAATCGTCTTGCAGAGTGTGTGATATGCGCTTTTCGTCTTCGGCCAAATGTTTATAATACAACTTCTACTTTTGAAAGATTGTTTCCAAAACCAGACGATGATCCGGCATATCGGGTGATACTCGATTTCGCAGCAGAACCAGCTTTTCATGCATTCGAAAAATACGTGAACAAATTTCATTAA